From the genome of Eublepharis macularius isolate TG4126 chromosome 4, MPM_Emac_v1.0, whole genome shotgun sequence:
TTAAATGCTGTCTAAATGTGGCATTATATTGTTGTGGCTTAATATTGCTACCTAAAGGAAGTTTATACAGTTAAAGTAAATAAAAGCCCTTATATGGCATTTGATTTCCTTTTAAtttggttgattttttaaaaataacatgtaATGATCACATACTGGCAATGGCTGTATATGGGTCCATGTTAACttggagtgattccacacacgttgaataatgcacttcaatcctctttatagataatttggaacagattttttttgtgtgcggaacaaaaaatccacctcaaacgattgataaagtgcattgaaagtgcattatccaatgtatgcggaatcagccttggttTAACAATACCATGATCTAGACACTGAGATCCAAGGAACCCGACAGCAGCTTCCAAATGAGTATGGgggcttttttgctttttaagcAGCTATATGGAAAATGACTTTTGAACCCAAGACTTTAAAAAGTAGTTTGATGACAACAAAGTCTTTACTGTTCAAAGAAAAACATCAAAAATCCCATTAATCACGCCCAAGCTCTTGTTTGATCTTGAAATGGTTCGTTCTACCCTGGGCAGATTCCTAGAGTACTGATACAAATACAATGCAATGAAAACCTTGTATTTGGTTAAGTGTTGCCCTACCCCTTTCCTCTCCCATCTCATTCAACAAATACTCAAATACCAGCTTTGCAGGCCTTGGAGGAGGGAGCTCACATTTAGTAGAATCtagaaaaatgctttaaaatttgCATCTCATTTACATCCAGGCCACAATCATTCACTATCAATTTAGAATTCACTTAGAATGTACTTTAAATGTTACAGATCCAGTATAATGCCAAACCATAAATCTGGATCATAGAACTTCATGGGCTGTCTTGAGTTTTACATGGCAGCATCTCATAACTTGGGTCAAAGCCAAGCTAGGTAGCATCTGAGACCTACAGCCTGTGCCATGAAAATAACAGACCTAATAACATCACCACAGCATAGACACCTAAATTAAAGACACTGCAGATTCACAAGTCAAATTACATGACTACAGATTACAAAAATTGTGGATCCAGTGTTTGGGTGACCTTCAACATTGCTCTCTATAATTTTTTCCCCCTAAACATATCCAAAATTCAGCATCAAATCTGCAAATACTTTGCATTGAGTTTGGTTCTGCCCAAGAATCTGGTTATTTGAAGAGATGGAGTGTTTTTACATATTCTGAAAATATACACAACAGTAAATGAGTGTACAAAAAGAGTTCTTCAGCAGTAGAGCAAAGGTTGATCATTCTACTCTCTCTTATCTATCCTcaaacttccccctccccccagtcaagGCTATTATCACCACACCACAGTAATTAGCTCCAACCAAGGAGAGTTGTGTAAGATGAGTCTTGGTAGAGTTGCCATCTCCTGTGTGAGAAATTCTTTTGAGATTTGGGAGCAgcgcttggggagggtggagtgtgAGAAGTGGAGAGACCTCAGAAGGGATGTGATATCATATCCCTCCAGGGAACTGATTtatgtagtatggagatcagttgcaattccatgAGAACTCCAGCCTCCAGCCccgaggttggcaatcctagctctTGGGCATCAAATCGGTGAACAGCCTCACCACCTCCTCACTTCATCCAGGATCGGGAGCATCAAAGTCTTAATTCCTACCTTGCTCTCCCAGAAGTGCATGATGAGCTGTACAAATCCAGTCAGCTTCCCAAATTCTCACCTCAGCAGCTGGTAGTGGGGAGAGACTGGTAGAATGTCATGGTCTGAACTCAATACTCCTTAGTAAACTGCCATTGGCTCCAGCCATGTGTTAGGCACAGTACAGTAAGAGAGTGGCTTACATGAACAGCATTGACAAGCACTTGCAATTGCAGTGTCTTTAGTCAAACTATCACGGGTTCCTGGCCACCGTACCCAACTGTGCAGCATACATTCCCTCACCTTTTGGAAGTATCTAGCATCTAAAATATAATCTGAATCTCACTTCTGACTGGGGAATTTCTTATGTAACAAGAAACATTTGCGAGTTCAGCTGGTAGGATCACCAACAGGCCTGTAGAAAAATGTTCCGTCCCTTAAATAATGTGcagaaatgggcaactgaagattTTTAATGACATGGAGGTAAGTAACACCACCTGGTGACATCCTGATGCTCCTTTATTAAGGGGGCagggcagttggcaaccttatccgcTGAATTTCTCTAGTGTTTGGAAGTAAAAATCATCTATGACATCCCACAATAGCACCCTTTGCCTACTTCATTTTCCCCTGACCATGGACATATGTATTTAAATAGATATACCCTTTTTTCCACAATAAGGATCCTAGGTGGCTTGCAACATCATTCCCCTTCTTCcaggtagtggttaagaatggcaggaccctaatctggagaactgagttttcccattcctccacttgaagccagctgggtgaccttgggtcagtcacagcttctaggagctcagtCTGCCCCACCCATcgcacaaggtgattgttgtgaagatttgtaaactactcttagtgggcattaagttgtcctgaaggatggtgtaTAAATCGAACGTCGTCGTTGTCAttcattaatttcatttatacatTGTGTTTCTCCCCAATCAGCATCCAAAGTGGCGTAAACATCactctcctcacaacaatcaacttgtgaggtaggttaggctgagccaATAGGTTAGGTCAATacatcacccaacaagcttccatggtgctCTGGGGGTTGTAGCTTAGGTTTCCCTGAACCTACTTCAACATGAAGCTGGTATTCCCCCATCCAAACTTATTttatatagacacacacacacacgtatctgTGTGTAGCATGAGTGTTCTGGCACTGACATGAAAGCCCCCAGGATGGAATGAAAACCCCCAGAGACATGGAGTTTggattttggttttaattggaaatgttttttttaactataattgtaagctgtcttgaaccATGTGGAAAGGCATGAGATGGGTGGATGGATGAGAGTTCCTGGGACTGGAATCTGTActatgggactggaatgacagcctccaGAGTgtaatgacagtccctgggactGGAATTAGTCTTCTTGGtgaggaatgacagcccctagactGAACTGAGTCCCTGGGAGTAGATAAACTGCTCCGGGGCTGGAATGACTGCCCCCAGAGTGGAGTAACGGTCCCAGGACCATCATTCCACTGCAAGGGCAGTCATTGCAGTCCCAAAGCAGTCCAGGCTACTCCCAGCAGCCATCCTTCCAGCCTGGGGGGCTATCATACCAGTCCCAGAGCAGGTTCTGTAAACTTGTTCCATGTTTTCCTTGCAACTTTTCACTACTTCAGTGTATTTAAATAGAGCCCatacaagtcaattggcattcatgtCTCCTATTATATCCAATGGACCTTTAAATATTTGTCGTCCTTCTGATGAGTATTCTTGTAattactgtcgaaggctttcacggctggagaacgatggttgttgtgggttttccgggctgtattgccgtggtcttggcattgtagttccacatcttttccacactgtgacactgagagatctctgtcttttggtgctacacctctgaagatgccagccacagctgctggcgaaacgtcaggaactacaatgccaagaccacggctatacagcccggaaaacccacaacaaccattcttgtAATTCGTTTTAGTACTTTCCCCCAAAAGAGCGGGTCGTCGTACGTTGTTACAGTTGTGGAATACTCAGTTTTGTTTTGCGCATAACATTTTAAGGGCGTCATCTTACTTTCAACAGTGGAGGTCGACTCTGAAATGCACGAGATCAGACCTGAAGGAAGTGCCTGTAAATCAATGCACGGTACGTTTCCCAACAGCGCGGAGTCGTTACAGAGCGCTTCCAGTGGCATTTTGCTCTTCCGTGACAGTCTGAAAAGTCACACCTGCAGGGGGATATACCTTGTATCGCTTCCTGCTCAGAGGATTTTTCACGGCTTTAATTGTCGAGTTTTGTCTCGGCTAAGCAGCAAACAGCAGCCAAGCCTTTTAGTCTAAGCAGCCCAGCGTGCTAAAGTGTCTGTGAGATGCTGTCAGAAGTGGCTCCGATTATGTTCCTTCCTCAGCCCAGTCTTCGGTAGTCATTCCGAAGGGGTAGCTCTGGTCGTCTGCTGTTGCAACGTCAAGGAGAGTTTTACAGCACGTTGAAAATTAACAAGCGttgttccagcataagctttcgtgatcTCAAACCCACTTCATGTATCTAACATGCATCTAAAGAAATGGAAAGTTTACGCTAGAACAACAAAATGGTTAACGTTTATAGCGCCTCGGTCTTTGGCATGTCCGCGTTCTTCCTCaggaaaactacatttcccatgtcTCTTCGCGATCGTGGCAGGACGCCGGAATTTCCTCTTCCTTTAGGAGCTGGGAGAGGGTTGGTTGCACGCTCGCTTTCGTTTTAGGCTGGAATTTGAGTTGTTCGTTTTCTCTTCCTGGGCTGGTGCTGTGTGCACTGCAGGGTGTCACCATCATGCCTATGAAGGGTAGGTTCCCCATCAGGAGGACGCTGCAATATCTGAGCCAGGGGGACGTCATCTTCAAGGACGCAGTGAAGGTGATGACTGTGAATTACAATACCTCTGGGGCGCTCGGCGAGGGGGCCAGGTGAGTGCAAACAAAGAGGGGCTTCAGTACCTTCCGTGGCCAAGAGAAGAGATCCCATTTCTAACGTTGCTGGATATGTGGCCAGTAAAGATGTTGCGAATGGGATGCGGTGAATGCATCCTTCTTTGGTAAGGTGCGTAAAAACAGCCTCAAGGCAAGTCCAAGAAGATCCCTCGGCATGTGGGAAAGAGTTGAGTTTGAGGAAAGAGAAACACTTCTTgaccccaccccatcccacccccagcTTTTGCAAGAGGAGCTTGtgacactaaaaaaaaaacacccatcaGCCTTCTGGCGCCTTACAtgcaagcagagctttttttcagctggaacttggtggaagggagttcctgcacctcttgaaaatagtcacatggccggtggccccgccccctgatctccagacagaagggaaattaggttctaaactcccctctgtctggagaacaggggaccgggccaccggccatgtgaccattttctctgagggtgatttaaactttaaaaaactccccttgttccagctgacccaaagtgacatcattgtgctgtactgagttccaccactgagttccaccacctcttttcccagaaaaaaagccctgcttgcaagttTATTGTGGCCTAGAATCCACTTCAGCAGAGGCAAGTGCTAATGTGGCTAATGCCACAGAGCATCTGTTAGCCGTTAAGGTAGGTTGTTCTTCTGGTGCCACTTAGAGGCTGGCTGAGTAACTGTAAAAAGTGAACTGTGGCCCCGTGGAAAGCTAACTCTTCAATAAGGTGATCCAAGATCTTGTTAAGCCTGTAGTAACTTGTCTGGAGTTTGGATTGGGAAgattggaggggggggaatcAATGTTCTGGGACTTCGTAATAACTAATGAAATTGTGGCAGCCACAATAAGCTTAGACACTTACGTCAAAATAAATATATCggtctttaagatgtcacaaaACTTTTTGCTGTTTTAACTGGAGCAAATTAACACAGTCACCTCCCTGGATTTTGTCTTTCTGgagggaaaaaccttataaaaaaTGAGGCTCTTCTGCCCTACTGAATTATACATCTTCCCTCTTTTACTCCCAAGCTTTCCTATCAGCAAAAGTGCAAGATTCACAGGGTCCTCTGACAAGCATGTCTGTCTTATTTgtgtcctttccccctcccctgtagAAAATTTGTGTTTTTCAACATACCTCAGATTCAGTACAAAAACCCCTGGCTCCAGATTGTGATGTTTAAGAACATGACACCTTCACCCTTCGTAAAATTCTACTTGGGTAAGTGGAGGTTTTGTTTTACATTTGCTGAAGTGTGtaggtagcccccctcccctttttggaAAAATATTTCTGAGATGTGCAGTTTAGAACTCTGTGAATCACAAATGGGGAAACAATTGCTAAGTCTCTGAAGAAGGGAAGCCAATCATGTCTTCAAAGAACTAATGGGCTCTAACCCATAACACTTTTGCATTTGATGCCGTTTCAAAATTTGGAATACCTCTTTAGGCCAGTTTAGTGCTTGTCTTTGTCTTGAAGATTTAGTGAACTGCACATGGACTGCATCCTGTCATTCAGTTTTGTTCTGAGATTAGCAGATGGGAAGGCAAAGTATTACCTGTGAAGCAGTGTGTAGAATACTGAACTCTGGCAGGAAACCTGTATTCAGATCCCTGGCCAAtggtggaagttcactgggtggccttggaccagtcactctctcagcctaacttatctcacatttttaatcctgcccttcctttgaGGAGCTCTAAGTGATGTGCACGGTTTCCCTCTCCTCCCATCATAGCAACCCTGTAAGGTCGGCTAGACTGAGaaactggcccaaagtctcctGATGAGCTTCAtagttgagtggggatttgagcctgagTCTTCCACCTCGTAGCCCAgactctaaccacaacactggCTCACAAGGCTGTTTGTATAAAGTGAGAGGAAGGAGCCCTAAGTATCCCATCCTAAGCTTCTTGGAAGACAGAGAGGATAAAAATTACAGAACTGCTTATACTCTTCAGATGTACTAAGCCCATCTTCTCAATGACACATTTCTCTTCAACGAGAGTAGGAGACTGGCTGGAGAATTTAACACAGGCTTTCTCACATCCCCCTGCCCCTACCTCAGCTCCAGtgaaaaaaatgtgtttgtttgTGATCTGCTGAGGTGTCCTTGTAGATTTGTAGTTGATCTTATTTTTCAGAATATTTCCAATCCATTTTTCCAATCCTAGAGCAGACTTACTTGATCACTGTAGACTAGAGCCAGCAGGGGGTGCCTGTGCAACATACAAATTCACACATGCTTTGGATAACTGTTGCAGCTTCACAATATAAACTCTGAATTACTCTAaagcattgtaaaaaaaaattagaggttTTGCAGTcagaaaaatgggaggtgggacaGCTTATGACAGATTTGTATATTTTGtctcttctgtgtttgtgtgaTGCCACTCATCCTCTGGATGAAGCACACCAGGAATTTAATGCAATGAACAGTAAAATTTGCTGGAAAAATGCAAGTAGATACATGTTCAGTAGCGTGCTTTTTTGTAGATACTGGAGAGCAAGTCCTTGTTGATGTGGAAGAGAAGACTAACAAAGAGATTGTGCAGCATATTAAGAAGATTCTGGGTAAAAGCGAGTATGTATAAACATGCATACAAAAAGTTGCTGTGTtatagtggttaaaatgttggactacactccaggagacctgggttcaaatccccacctccagccatgaagctcactgtgtgTCCTTGTGCTACTTTTGgcctaacctactccacagggttgttgtgagaataaaatggggaagaggaaaCCATGCATGCGGTCTTCAGCTGCTTGGAGGATGGgctggataaaaatgcactagataGACAGAAAGAGGATGTGCTGTTTGTTTTATTCACTGAGCCTGGACACTGAAAAATTAAGTGTATTTCATATTTGGAGCAACAGAACTGCAAAAGGGGACAAGAATCTGAATTCATTATCACAGTGTAAGATTTGCTGCCCCTTCATCCTTAACATACCAGACATCAAGGAAACAGAATTTTGTTCAAACTATAGAAACTAAGGATGCATTCCTTGTGCTTGAAGGGATAAGCCATTGTACTCAGTGGGATTTGCTGCTGAGCCATTGTGCATAACATCAGGCTGCGAGTTGCTCAGAAAGAACATAAGTTGGTGGGAACTGTCAAAGATGTGGGCTGCTTggggttggtggtggagagtcctTATAACAGCAGTGCTGTTGCACTGCCATTTATTGTGGCAGAGTTTGTttgtgagggtgtgtgtgtgtgtgtgtgtgtgatgaccTGGGGTTCATACCTCAAGCCAACAGAACTCTTGTAGCTTCCAGCATTCCAGTCATATCATCTGAAATTTTTGAAGAGTGAGGTATCTTGTTATTAAGATATAGACTCAGTTAAGGGGGCCTTCTCCTCATGCATATTAGCAACAGTAGCGTTTTTGAGAACTGCCTTTTCAAGCAGTTCAGAATTGTTGGAACCtacaggagaagggaaaggaattccACTGCTGTCAAAACCAGCACAGGGCCTAGGTTGCTCACCCCATTATAATGTTTGGTTGTTGGTCTCagcagtcctgtgaggaaagaggCTCCTGCCTTGGGCACACATAGGCCATGACAGCACATTACAGCAGTTGAACTGGCTGTCGGTGACAGCTTTACATTGAAGATGAAATGGAACTGAGAATGGGCATGCTTGATAAAATGACTTTGGGGGAGTAAGAAGGTTTGGGAGTTGCTTGCATTTGAAATAATTTGTCTGCATTTTGATGTAGCTGACTAAGCCAGCTTCACAactaattttcttttttgaaagggaaacacttcagaaagaaacaaaagaaaaaatgaagcTACGACATCCTGCGACCTTTGGTCCTAGAAAATACCACTTACGTGAATGTATGTGTGAAATAAAAGGCCAGATTCCTTGCCCTGGGGAGATACCATTACCAAAGGAGATGAGGGGCAAATATAAAGCTGCTATGAAAGAGAATACTGTTTCCGAAGCCAATTCTGTATGAAGATTGCCTCCAGTAGGGACTAAAAGCAGATTGTCACTATAGAAGGAAACTGAAGCACCACTCTTCTGCAAGCAACTGTTTCAATGACGACAGCCATACatttaatataagttttttttaaaaaaaaataataaagtcaATAGACGTATTCTTGTTTTAGACTCcttggaactgaaactgaaatttaaGCTAGTGTTCATTGCGCAAACAATGGTAGTTTTTTGTGGTTCAAATGGTGCTATGAGCCACGCATACTGCTTGTGTTGTACATGGATGTAGTAGaacactttctgtcttgtttTGGAATTAATGGCCCTGCTTCAGAAAGGAGAATAAAAACGTACAGTTCAGTAAAAACGTTTCAGTTCATGTAGGATTTTCCCCTCATCCTCTTGAAAATTACTGTACTCAtacacacaaaataaaataacatgtttatttcattttattggaAAGCTTGCAAACTAGAGTAGTGCATGCAAGTGTATAAACAGATGTTGTTAATGCTAAATCTCACAATGGCATGATTTTGTTCCGTTTCATAGTGTCAGTTCAGTAGTACAAATAGAAGGCTGGTCAAAAGGTGGGTCTATCGCTATCCTCGTGAGAAGGCTAATTACCTGTCACATTGACTTGCAGTCATGGAGATACAAACCAACAAAGCTGCTGGAAGAAGTACATCAATACATAAGTATGTCTTAATCTATTAAGCTAAGAAGTACATACAAACAAGGCAGAATGCAAGTAACAAGAAATGCtttacatgttttaaaaaagtgaagccactgaaatatttattttggcTGGTTAGATAAAGGATGCCAGATAAATGTGGTGCCCTTCCCAGCTCACCATAAATAGATTCTGCTTTACATGACTCACTGTGCCTTAGCTGATAGTCACTTAAAAGCTGTAGAGTTCTGTTACAAAGAAGTATACAGCTATAACTAGGTTACTGCATTTTACCTGACGTATTCCCATTAGCTGATATTCAGCCTCAGTCCTGCTAGGTTTGTTACAAACATGACAAGCTCGCTTCCATGTGTtcccaatggaaaaaaaaatattaaagacatcAGCACTTTTTCTTACAGTTATTGTAGTGAATGCAGTGTTTACCACATCAGTCTCCCCAGGATGGCTGAAGTTGATTAAAATAAGCTGCTTTTGATAAACCGCAGCTTCAGCTCTAGGGAGGATAAAGTGAGTTAACTGAGCCAGTTTCCCCACTATGTTTTTCATTTATAACAACCTAAAGCCCCACTGGAAATAGATGAAGCTGTAATACATAAATATTAGTATGTAAACTTCTGCTTTAGTTCTTGAGCATGTTATCCATCCCACTAGTAACACAGCTTATGTAGAAACGTTTTTCTGGGATTCTTGGAGCCCAAGTTTGAATCACCAGCTTTACAATTAAATAACCAAATATTAGTGTTCTGTTGCTCTTTGGGAGCCCCACCTTTCTCTATATAGTATTTAGACTGGTATTTTCAAATGTGAATGAAAAGTTACAGATTCGTGCAGCAGAACTGATAAAATTATTGGGCTTCATCCCACTCCAAAGCCCCAACAGAAGCAGAAGTCCAGCTTCCTCTTCAAGTGATGACATTTAAAAGATCAGAGATGACCGAATTCATACAGCACAAGTGAAAAATGACAAATTGTGCAACAGTTTCCCATTgcaattattttcattttttccaaATATTCCAGTTCACATTTGAAGAATTAAAAACATCTAGAAAAGAAGCACTCACACCCTTTCAAAAAGGGAAACAAGCAGCACAATCTCCATTACCACTGCTTTGCAGTCTCCGTTTATTAAAGCAGGGCTTACATAGGTCCTAAAAAGAAATGAATGGAAATTGCAAAGCCATTGTACATGCCCAAGCTTCCTAACCTGGGACACTCCTGAGGCGCACATTATGATCAATTGTTCACTCTAGGTTTATAATGGAACAAAGCAGCTGAAAATATTCCCTGCTTTTCTTTATATTTTAATATTCAGAGGAATCAGGCTTTGTTGTAGGTAACTAAAGGTCAGTTACAACTTTATATCCTGTTATTTATGACTAGATCAACTGTACACTACCTGATCTCCATTTTGTAGATTTCACTAAACACTTCCTACTCCAGTAACTGCCAAAGAATACCAAATTCAAGGCCATGCTGCAAGTAGAAATCAGTTCATCTATTACGGCTCTTCTACCACCTCCCACTCAGGAATCCTGGGAACTGTCCTTCTACATGGTGATGATTACGAAAAGAACTTTCAGCACCCTCATGATATGTTCCTGGAATAAGCTATTATAATAAAACCAGTTTAAGCTTGTAATGTACAAGATACCTGAAAAAATCAGATAGTGGAAGAAAAATAGGTCATAATTTCAAGACAGGGCTCAAGGGTTGATTCCTAAAACAAAGATACTATTACACCACATCTATCCATACCTAGTTTAAAATCCGTTTATATTATTTTTGTATTGCACAGTCAGATCATTGGCCTTTTAACTCAACAGGTCACTGGATCTCAGCAACCTGCTTTCTAACACTTTTTAGCATATGTGATAGTTGAACACATCTGCTAAAAATACACTACTTTAGATCTATCAGACATGCTTGACACAGAATATACAAGACAATCTGGGTCCTCTTGGCCTATGGAAATACTGGCTCAGAAGTCCAGCCTATAATACTGCTATAGCAACCACCCACCAAGAAAAGGGTTGGCAGGCTGCTCTCCTGCCTCACTTCAAGTGTTTGAAAGTGTCCATTTTCCTATCAGCCCTCTGCCATTTACATCAGAAACAAAAG
Proteins encoded in this window:
- the MRPS25 gene encoding 28S ribosomal protein S25, mitochondrial isoform X1 — its product is MPMKGRFPIRRTLQYLSQGDVIFKDAVKVMTVNYNTSGALGEGARKFVFFNIPQIQYKNPWLQIVMFKNMTPSPFVKFYLDTGEQVLVDVEEKTNKEIVQHIKKILGKSEETLQKETKEKMKLRHPATFGPRKYHLRECMCEIKGQIPCPGEIPLPKEMRGKYKAAMKENTVSEANSV
- the MRPS25 gene encoding 28S ribosomal protein S25, mitochondrial isoform X2, whose amino-acid sequence is MPMKGRFPIRRTLQYLSQGDVIFKDAVKIQYKNPWLQIVMFKNMTPSPFVKFYLDTGEQVLVDVEEKTNKEIVQHIKKILGKSEETLQKETKEKMKLRHPATFGPRKYHLRECMCEIKGQIPCPGEIPLPKEMRGKYKAAMKENTVSEANSV